A stretch of Vespula vulgaris chromosome 5, iyVesVulg1.1, whole genome shotgun sequence DNA encodes these proteins:
- the LOC127064093 gene encoding E3 SUMO-protein ligase PIAS2 isoform X1 — protein MPFILPIFFKLSTIAIAHAVLLYLLEDKANKKKMAETEELENMVLSFRVSELQMLLGFAGRNKSGRKNELQTRALELLRLRSHPVQLKIRELYKTIQADQLAAHQMYVQTDGTGDTQIDQSMHSRSYYTRQTIGQQQQTQSSVASEKELPPAHQASLPKNPRTTPVYQSAGYTSVAPQRTNATYNPYPYAPKVLPVPLQIPSGQYPVHPDVKLKKLPFFDLLAELLKPSSLMPQGSVRVQENTFMFHLTPQQSTDIASSRDCRAGSKMDYMVQVQMRFCLQETSCEQEDYFPPNIVVKVNGKLCQLPNPIPTNKPGVEPKRPPRPVNISPLIKLSPTVGNQIHVSWSSDYGRRYAIAVYLVRKLSSAELLTRLKNRGVRHSDYTRGLIKEKLNEDADSEIATTSLRVSLACPLGKMRMNTPCRASTCSHLQCFDASLFLQMNERKPTWNCPVCDKPALHDNLVIDGYFQEVLNSKKLLPDVNEIQLLQDGSWENLVLRKEKDRDKTETKVATNLQDRKIDVDTVELDESSPTIPVLKEKKRTVVIDLISDSDEDDEDSVPSQSTKKKTRSSTPPKKSQTSSISSTSESPDLMIIDLE, from the exons ATGCCGTTTATTTtgccaattttttttaagcttTCAACCATAGCGATAGCACACGCTGTGTTGTTGTATCTTTTGGAAGATAAAGCcaataagaagaagatggcGGAAACAGAAGAGTTAGAG aATATGGTATTAAGTTTCCGAGTATCTGAGCTTCAAATGCTTTTGGGTTTTGCTGGTAGAAATAAGTCCGGCAGAAAAAACGAATTACAAACAAGAGCATTAGAATTATTACGTCTCAGATCACATCCGGTCCAGCTTAAAATACGAGAATTATACAAGACGATACA agCTGATCAATTAGCAGCACATCAAATGTATGTTCAAACTGATGGAACTGGAGATACTCAAATTGATCAAAGTATGCATTCTAGAAGTTATTATACAAG ACAAACTATcggacaacaacaacaaacacAAAGTTCAGTTGCTTCTGAGAAAGAACTTCCACCTGCACATCAAGCATCTTTACCTAAAAATCCTAGAACTACTCCTGTATATCAGTCTGCAGGTTACACAAGTGTAGCACCacaa agAACAAATGCAACATACAATCCATATCCATACGCACCTAAAGTATTACCAGTACCATTACAAATACCGTCTGGGCAATATCCTGTTCATCCAGATgtcaaattgaaaaaattacctttttttgatttattagcAGAATTATTGAAACCATCTAGTTTAATGCCACAAGGATCAGTAAGAGTACAAGAAAATACGTTTATGTTTCATTTAACACCACAACAGTCAACTGATATAGCTAGTTCTCGAGATTGTCGCGCAGGAAGCAAAATGGATTACATGGTACAG gtaCAGATGAGGTTTTGTTTACAAGAAACATCATGTGAACaagaagattattttccaCCAAATATCGTTGTAAAAGTTAATGGAAAACTCTGTCAATTACCT AATCCTATACCTACAAATAAACCTGGTGTAGAACCAAAAAGACCTCCTAGACCAGTAAATATTAGTCCTTTAATTAAATTGTCACCTACTGTGGGAAATCAAATTCATGTTTCTTGGTCATCCGACTATGGCAGACGATATGCAATCGCCGTGTATCTTGTAAGAAAACTTTCGAGTGCAGAATTATTAACAAGACTAAAGAATAGAGGTGTTAGACATTCTGATTACACCAGAGGgttaa taaaagaaaaactaaatgAAGACGCAGATAGTGAAATAGCTACTACATCACTCAGAGTATCGTTAGCTTGTCCTTTGGGAAAAATGAGAATGAATACACCATGTCGTGCATCAACATGCTCACATTTACAGTGTTTTGATgcatctttatttttacaaatgaatgaacgaaaacCAACTTGGAATTGCCCAGTATGTGATAAACCTGCTCTACATGACAATCTTGTTATTGATGGGTATTTTCAAGAAGTTCTAAAttctaagaaattattacCTGATGTTAATGAGATACAATTGCTTCAAGATGGTTCTTGGGAAAATTTAGTactaagaaaagagaaagatagggatAAAACTGAAACAAAAGTGGCAACTAATTTACAAGATCGTAAAATAGATGTGGATACAGTAGAACTTG atgaAAGCAGTCCTACTATACCAGTAttaaaggagaagaaacgTACAGTTGTCATTGATTTAATATCAGATAGCGATGAAGATGACGAAGATTCCGTACCAAGtcaaagtacaaaaaaaaaaactagaagTTCCACTCCTCCCAAAAAATCTCAAACAAGTTCTATAAGCAGTACAAGTGAATCACCAGATTTAATGATAATCGATCTAGAATGA
- the LOC127064093 gene encoding E3 SUMO-protein ligase PIAS2 isoform X2 has protein sequence MPFILPIFFKLSTIAIAHAVLLYLLEDKANKKKMAETEELENMVLSFRVSELQMLLGFAGRNKSGRKNELQTRALELLRLRSHPVQLKIRELYKTIQADQLAAHQMYVQTDGTGDTQIDQSMHSRSYYTRQTIGQQQQTQSSVASEKELPPAHQASLPKNPRTTPVYQSAGYTSVAPQRTNATYNPYPYAPKVLPVPLQIPSGQYPVHPDVKLKKLPFFDLLAELLKPSSLMPQGSVRVQENTFMFHLTPQQSTDIASSRDCRAGSKMDYMVQMRFCLQETSCEQEDYFPPNIVVKVNGKLCQLPNPIPTNKPGVEPKRPPRPVNISPLIKLSPTVGNQIHVSWSSDYGRRYAIAVYLVRKLSSAELLTRLKNRGVRHSDYTRGLIKEKLNEDADSEIATTSLRVSLACPLGKMRMNTPCRASTCSHLQCFDASLFLQMNERKPTWNCPVCDKPALHDNLVIDGYFQEVLNSKKLLPDVNEIQLLQDGSWENLVLRKEKDRDKTETKVATNLQDRKIDVDTVELDESSPTIPVLKEKKRTVVIDLISDSDEDDEDSVPSQSTKKKTRSSTPPKKSQTSSISSTSESPDLMIIDLE, from the exons ATGCCGTTTATTTtgccaattttttttaagcttTCAACCATAGCGATAGCACACGCTGTGTTGTTGTATCTTTTGGAAGATAAAGCcaataagaagaagatggcGGAAACAGAAGAGTTAGAG aATATGGTATTAAGTTTCCGAGTATCTGAGCTTCAAATGCTTTTGGGTTTTGCTGGTAGAAATAAGTCCGGCAGAAAAAACGAATTACAAACAAGAGCATTAGAATTATTACGTCTCAGATCACATCCGGTCCAGCTTAAAATACGAGAATTATACAAGACGATACA agCTGATCAATTAGCAGCACATCAAATGTATGTTCAAACTGATGGAACTGGAGATACTCAAATTGATCAAAGTATGCATTCTAGAAGTTATTATACAAG ACAAACTATcggacaacaacaacaaacacAAAGTTCAGTTGCTTCTGAGAAAGAACTTCCACCTGCACATCAAGCATCTTTACCTAAAAATCCTAGAACTACTCCTGTATATCAGTCTGCAGGTTACACAAGTGTAGCACCacaa agAACAAATGCAACATACAATCCATATCCATACGCACCTAAAGTATTACCAGTACCATTACAAATACCGTCTGGGCAATATCCTGTTCATCCAGATgtcaaattgaaaaaattacctttttttgatttattagcAGAATTATTGAAACCATCTAGTTTAATGCCACAAGGATCAGTAAGAGTACAAGAAAATACGTTTATGTTTCATTTAACACCACAACAGTCAACTGATATAGCTAGTTCTCGAGATTGTCGCGCAGGAAGCAAAATGGATTACATG gtaCAGATGAGGTTTTGTTTACAAGAAACATCATGTGAACaagaagattattttccaCCAAATATCGTTGTAAAAGTTAATGGAAAACTCTGTCAATTACCT AATCCTATACCTACAAATAAACCTGGTGTAGAACCAAAAAGACCTCCTAGACCAGTAAATATTAGTCCTTTAATTAAATTGTCACCTACTGTGGGAAATCAAATTCATGTTTCTTGGTCATCCGACTATGGCAGACGATATGCAATCGCCGTGTATCTTGTAAGAAAACTTTCGAGTGCAGAATTATTAACAAGACTAAAGAATAGAGGTGTTAGACATTCTGATTACACCAGAGGgttaa taaaagaaaaactaaatgAAGACGCAGATAGTGAAATAGCTACTACATCACTCAGAGTATCGTTAGCTTGTCCTTTGGGAAAAATGAGAATGAATACACCATGTCGTGCATCAACATGCTCACATTTACAGTGTTTTGATgcatctttatttttacaaatgaatgaacgaaaacCAACTTGGAATTGCCCAGTATGTGATAAACCTGCTCTACATGACAATCTTGTTATTGATGGGTATTTTCAAGAAGTTCTAAAttctaagaaattattacCTGATGTTAATGAGATACAATTGCTTCAAGATGGTTCTTGGGAAAATTTAGTactaagaaaagagaaagatagggatAAAACTGAAACAAAAGTGGCAACTAATTTACAAGATCGTAAAATAGATGTGGATACAGTAGAACTTG atgaAAGCAGTCCTACTATACCAGTAttaaaggagaagaaacgTACAGTTGTCATTGATTTAATATCAGATAGCGATGAAGATGACGAAGATTCCGTACCAAGtcaaagtacaaaaaaaaaaactagaagTTCCACTCCTCCCAAAAAATCTCAAACAAGTTCTATAAGCAGTACAAGTGAATCACCAGATTTAATGATAATCGATCTAGAATGA
- the LOC127064093 gene encoding E3 SUMO-protein ligase PIAS1 isoform X3, giving the protein MVLSFRVSELQMLLGFAGRNKSGRKNELQTRALELLRLRSHPVQLKIRELYKTIQADQLAAHQMYVQTDGTGDTQIDQSMHSRSYYTRQTIGQQQQTQSSVASEKELPPAHQASLPKNPRTTPVYQSAGYTSVAPQRTNATYNPYPYAPKVLPVPLQIPSGQYPVHPDVKLKKLPFFDLLAELLKPSSLMPQGSVRVQENTFMFHLTPQQSTDIASSRDCRAGSKMDYMVQVQMRFCLQETSCEQEDYFPPNIVVKVNGKLCQLPNPIPTNKPGVEPKRPPRPVNISPLIKLSPTVGNQIHVSWSSDYGRRYAIAVYLVRKLSSAELLTRLKNRGVRHSDYTRGLIKEKLNEDADSEIATTSLRVSLACPLGKMRMNTPCRASTCSHLQCFDASLFLQMNERKPTWNCPVCDKPALHDNLVIDGYFQEVLNSKKLLPDVNEIQLLQDGSWENLVLRKEKDRDKTETKVATNLQDRKIDVDTVELDESSPTIPVLKEKKRTVVIDLISDSDEDDEDSVPSQSTKKKTRSSTPPKKSQTSSISSTSESPDLMIIDLE; this is encoded by the exons ATGGTATTAAGTTTCCGAGTATCTGAGCTTCAAATGCTTTTGGGTTTTGCTGGTAGAAATAAGTCCGGCAGAAAAAACGAATTACAAACAAGAGCATTAGAATTATTACGTCTCAGATCACATCCGGTCCAGCTTAAAATACGAGAATTATACAAGACGATACA agCTGATCAATTAGCAGCACATCAAATGTATGTTCAAACTGATGGAACTGGAGATACTCAAATTGATCAAAGTATGCATTCTAGAAGTTATTATACAAG ACAAACTATcggacaacaacaacaaacacAAAGTTCAGTTGCTTCTGAGAAAGAACTTCCACCTGCACATCAAGCATCTTTACCTAAAAATCCTAGAACTACTCCTGTATATCAGTCTGCAGGTTACACAAGTGTAGCACCacaa agAACAAATGCAACATACAATCCATATCCATACGCACCTAAAGTATTACCAGTACCATTACAAATACCGTCTGGGCAATATCCTGTTCATCCAGATgtcaaattgaaaaaattacctttttttgatttattagcAGAATTATTGAAACCATCTAGTTTAATGCCACAAGGATCAGTAAGAGTACAAGAAAATACGTTTATGTTTCATTTAACACCACAACAGTCAACTGATATAGCTAGTTCTCGAGATTGTCGCGCAGGAAGCAAAATGGATTACATGGTACAG gtaCAGATGAGGTTTTGTTTACAAGAAACATCATGTGAACaagaagattattttccaCCAAATATCGTTGTAAAAGTTAATGGAAAACTCTGTCAATTACCT AATCCTATACCTACAAATAAACCTGGTGTAGAACCAAAAAGACCTCCTAGACCAGTAAATATTAGTCCTTTAATTAAATTGTCACCTACTGTGGGAAATCAAATTCATGTTTCTTGGTCATCCGACTATGGCAGACGATATGCAATCGCCGTGTATCTTGTAAGAAAACTTTCGAGTGCAGAATTATTAACAAGACTAAAGAATAGAGGTGTTAGACATTCTGATTACACCAGAGGgttaa taaaagaaaaactaaatgAAGACGCAGATAGTGAAATAGCTACTACATCACTCAGAGTATCGTTAGCTTGTCCTTTGGGAAAAATGAGAATGAATACACCATGTCGTGCATCAACATGCTCACATTTACAGTGTTTTGATgcatctttatttttacaaatgaatgaacgaaaacCAACTTGGAATTGCCCAGTATGTGATAAACCTGCTCTACATGACAATCTTGTTATTGATGGGTATTTTCAAGAAGTTCTAAAttctaagaaattattacCTGATGTTAATGAGATACAATTGCTTCAAGATGGTTCTTGGGAAAATTTAGTactaagaaaagagaaagatagggatAAAACTGAAACAAAAGTGGCAACTAATTTACAAGATCGTAAAATAGATGTGGATACAGTAGAACTTG atgaAAGCAGTCCTACTATACCAGTAttaaaggagaagaaacgTACAGTTGTCATTGATTTAATATCAGATAGCGATGAAGATGACGAAGATTCCGTACCAAGtcaaagtacaaaaaaaaaaactagaagTTCCACTCCTCCCAAAAAATCTCAAACAAGTTCTATAAGCAGTACAAGTGAATCACCAGATTTAATGATAATCGATCTAGAATGA
- the LOC127064093 gene encoding E3 SUMO-protein ligase PIAS1 isoform X4, with protein MYVQTDGTGDTQIDQSMHSRSYYTRQTIGQQQQTQSSVASEKELPPAHQASLPKNPRTTPVYQSAGYTSVAPQRTNATYNPYPYAPKVLPVPLQIPSGQYPVHPDVKLKKLPFFDLLAELLKPSSLMPQGSVRVQENTFMFHLTPQQSTDIASSRDCRAGSKMDYMVQVQMRFCLQETSCEQEDYFPPNIVVKVNGKLCQLPNPIPTNKPGVEPKRPPRPVNISPLIKLSPTVGNQIHVSWSSDYGRRYAIAVYLVRKLSSAELLTRLKNRGVRHSDYTRGLIKEKLNEDADSEIATTSLRVSLACPLGKMRMNTPCRASTCSHLQCFDASLFLQMNERKPTWNCPVCDKPALHDNLVIDGYFQEVLNSKKLLPDVNEIQLLQDGSWENLVLRKEKDRDKTETKVATNLQDRKIDVDTVELDESSPTIPVLKEKKRTVVIDLISDSDEDDEDSVPSQSTKKKTRSSTPPKKSQTSSISSTSESPDLMIIDLE; from the exons ATGTATGTTCAAACTGATGGAACTGGAGATACTCAAATTGATCAAAGTATGCATTCTAGAAGTTATTATACAAG ACAAACTATcggacaacaacaacaaacacAAAGTTCAGTTGCTTCTGAGAAAGAACTTCCACCTGCACATCAAGCATCTTTACCTAAAAATCCTAGAACTACTCCTGTATATCAGTCTGCAGGTTACACAAGTGTAGCACCacaa agAACAAATGCAACATACAATCCATATCCATACGCACCTAAAGTATTACCAGTACCATTACAAATACCGTCTGGGCAATATCCTGTTCATCCAGATgtcaaattgaaaaaattacctttttttgatttattagcAGAATTATTGAAACCATCTAGTTTAATGCCACAAGGATCAGTAAGAGTACAAGAAAATACGTTTATGTTTCATTTAACACCACAACAGTCAACTGATATAGCTAGTTCTCGAGATTGTCGCGCAGGAAGCAAAATGGATTACATGGTACAG gtaCAGATGAGGTTTTGTTTACAAGAAACATCATGTGAACaagaagattattttccaCCAAATATCGTTGTAAAAGTTAATGGAAAACTCTGTCAATTACCT AATCCTATACCTACAAATAAACCTGGTGTAGAACCAAAAAGACCTCCTAGACCAGTAAATATTAGTCCTTTAATTAAATTGTCACCTACTGTGGGAAATCAAATTCATGTTTCTTGGTCATCCGACTATGGCAGACGATATGCAATCGCCGTGTATCTTGTAAGAAAACTTTCGAGTGCAGAATTATTAACAAGACTAAAGAATAGAGGTGTTAGACATTCTGATTACACCAGAGGgttaa taaaagaaaaactaaatgAAGACGCAGATAGTGAAATAGCTACTACATCACTCAGAGTATCGTTAGCTTGTCCTTTGGGAAAAATGAGAATGAATACACCATGTCGTGCATCAACATGCTCACATTTACAGTGTTTTGATgcatctttatttttacaaatgaatgaacgaaaacCAACTTGGAATTGCCCAGTATGTGATAAACCTGCTCTACATGACAATCTTGTTATTGATGGGTATTTTCAAGAAGTTCTAAAttctaagaaattattacCTGATGTTAATGAGATACAATTGCTTCAAGATGGTTCTTGGGAAAATTTAGTactaagaaaagagaaagatagggatAAAACTGAAACAAAAGTGGCAACTAATTTACAAGATCGTAAAATAGATGTGGATACAGTAGAACTTG atgaAAGCAGTCCTACTATACCAGTAttaaaggagaagaaacgTACAGTTGTCATTGATTTAATATCAGATAGCGATGAAGATGACGAAGATTCCGTACCAAGtcaaagtacaaaaaaaaaaactagaagTTCCACTCCTCCCAAAAAATCTCAAACAAGTTCTATAAGCAGTACAAGTGAATCACCAGATTTAATGATAATCGATCTAGAATGA
- the LOC127064095 gene encoding acetylcholine receptor subunit beta-like 2 isoform X1, whose protein sequence is MRILAFIVFNVFSIVNGQFLNLLSTKRNLVANSTVVMRTFEANPDTKRLYDDLLSNYNRLIRPVINNTETLTVWLGLKLSQLIEMNLKNQVMITNVWVEQRWFDYKLQWDPEEYGGVEMIYVPSENIWLPDIVLYNNADGNYEVTLMTKATLKYTGEVFWKPPAIYKSSCEINVEYFPFDEQSCVMKFGSWTYNGAQVDLKHMLQESGSNLVKIGIDLTDFYLSVEWDILEVPAARNEEYYPCCEEPYSDITFNITMRRKTLFYTVNLIIPCVGITFLTVLVFYLPSDSGEKVSLCSSILLSLTVFFLLLAEIIPPTSLAIPLLGKYLLFTMILVTLSIWITVCVLNVYFRSPSTHSMSPWVRQVFLNWMPTILRMRRTPYTPENEDEYMDSGYTNEIDSSVSDYPLELKGTDGFENVTSTYKNIREDDARDIPHASVTDSENTMSRYLSPDVISALKGISFIAQHIKDADKDNEVIEDWKFVAMVLDRFFLWVFTLACFFGTLIIICQAPSLYDTREAVDKRLSTISLRKMLLQHPPQHELSTKL, encoded by the exons ATGCGAATACTTGCATTTATCGTGTTTAATGTTTTCAGCATTGTGAATGGTCAGtttctaaatttattaagTACAAAAAGGAATCTTGTCGCAAaca GTACAGTAGTTATGAGAACATTTGAAGCAAATCCAGATACAAAACGACTTTATGatgatttattatcaaattataatagaCTTATTCGACCAGTCATTAATAACACGGAGACTTTGACAGTATGGCTGGGATTAAAACTATCACAACTCATCGAGATG AACCTGAAAAATCAAGTGATGATAACTAATGTCTGGGTAGAGCAG agATGGTTTGACTACAAATTACAGTGGGATCCAGAAGAATATGGTGGCGTTGAAATGATATATGTGCCTTCTGAAAATATATGGCTCCCAGACATTGtgttatataataa TGCTGATGGAAATTATGAAGTAACACTTATGACAAAAGCTACACTAAAATATACAGGTGAAGTGTTTTGGAAACCACCAGCCATTTACAAATCATCCTGCGAAATTAATGTAGAATATTTCCCCTTTGATGAACAATCCTGTGTTATGAAATTTGGTTCATGGACCTATAATGGAGCCCAG GTTGATCTAAAGCATATGTTACAAGAATCTGGTAGCAATTTGGTAAAAATTGGTATAGATCTgactgatttttatttatcagttGAATGGGATATTCTTGAAGTCCCTGCAGCTCGTAATGAAGAATACTATCCTTGTTGCGAAGAACCATATTCTG ATATTACCTTTAATATTACAATGCGAAGGAAAACTTTGTTTTATACTGTTAATCTTATAATTCCATGTGTGGGTATCACTTTTCTTACGGTATTAGTTTTCTATCTTCCAAGTGATTCTGGTGAAAAA GTCTCATTATGTTCTTCCATTCTTCTGTCTTTgaccgttttctttttactattagCTGAAATAATTCCACCAACTTCATTGGCTATACCTCTgcttggaaaatatttattatttacaatgatATTAGTGACTTTATCTATTTGGATTACTGTATGTGTTCTAAATGTCTATTTTag atcCCCCTCAACACACAGTATGTCACCCTGGGTAAGAcaagtatttttaaattggATGCCAACAATTTTAAGGATGCGTAGAACTCCATATACTCCTGAAAATGAGGATGAATATATGGATAGTGGATATACTAATGAAATTGATTCTAG TGTGAGTGATTATCCACTAGAATTGAAAGGCACAGATGGATTTGAAAATGTCACATCcacatacaaaaatataagagagGATGATGCTAGAGATATTCCTCATGCATCTG TTACTGACAGTGAAAATACGATGTCCAGATATTTGTCTCCAGATGTGATATCAGCCCTTAAAGGGATTTCTTTTATTGCACAACATATAAAAGATGCAGATAAAGACAATGAA GTGATAGAAGACTGGAAATTTGTTGCAATGGTTTTAGATAGATTCTTTCTATGGGTATTTACATTAGCATGTTTCTTTGGTacacttattattatatgccAAGCTCCCAGCTTATATGATACAAGAGAAGCTGTGGACAAACGACTATCTACAATATCATTACGTAAAATGCTTTTGCAACATCCACCTCAACATGAACTTTCTACTAAACTCTAA
- the LOC127064095 gene encoding acetylcholine receptor subunit beta-like 2 isoform X2 has product MRILAFIVFNVFSIVNGTVVMRTFEANPDTKRLYDDLLSNYNRLIRPVINNTETLTVWLGLKLSQLIEMNLKNQVMITNVWVEQRWFDYKLQWDPEEYGGVEMIYVPSENIWLPDIVLYNNADGNYEVTLMTKATLKYTGEVFWKPPAIYKSSCEINVEYFPFDEQSCVMKFGSWTYNGAQVDLKHMLQESGSNLVKIGIDLTDFYLSVEWDILEVPAARNEEYYPCCEEPYSDITFNITMRRKTLFYTVNLIIPCVGITFLTVLVFYLPSDSGEKVSLCSSILLSLTVFFLLLAEIIPPTSLAIPLLGKYLLFTMILVTLSIWITVCVLNVYFRSPSTHSMSPWVRQVFLNWMPTILRMRRTPYTPENEDEYMDSGYTNEIDSSVSDYPLELKGTDGFENVTSTYKNIREDDARDIPHASVTDSENTMSRYLSPDVISALKGISFIAQHIKDADKDNEVIEDWKFVAMVLDRFFLWVFTLACFFGTLIIICQAPSLYDTREAVDKRLSTISLRKMLLQHPPQHELSTKL; this is encoded by the exons ATGCGAATACTTGCATTTATCGTGTTTAATGTTTTCAGCATTGTGAATG GTACAGTAGTTATGAGAACATTTGAAGCAAATCCAGATACAAAACGACTTTATGatgatttattatcaaattataatagaCTTATTCGACCAGTCATTAATAACACGGAGACTTTGACAGTATGGCTGGGATTAAAACTATCACAACTCATCGAGATG AACCTGAAAAATCAAGTGATGATAACTAATGTCTGGGTAGAGCAG agATGGTTTGACTACAAATTACAGTGGGATCCAGAAGAATATGGTGGCGTTGAAATGATATATGTGCCTTCTGAAAATATATGGCTCCCAGACATTGtgttatataataa TGCTGATGGAAATTATGAAGTAACACTTATGACAAAAGCTACACTAAAATATACAGGTGAAGTGTTTTGGAAACCACCAGCCATTTACAAATCATCCTGCGAAATTAATGTAGAATATTTCCCCTTTGATGAACAATCCTGTGTTATGAAATTTGGTTCATGGACCTATAATGGAGCCCAG GTTGATCTAAAGCATATGTTACAAGAATCTGGTAGCAATTTGGTAAAAATTGGTATAGATCTgactgatttttatttatcagttGAATGGGATATTCTTGAAGTCCCTGCAGCTCGTAATGAAGAATACTATCCTTGTTGCGAAGAACCATATTCTG ATATTACCTTTAATATTACAATGCGAAGGAAAACTTTGTTTTATACTGTTAATCTTATAATTCCATGTGTGGGTATCACTTTTCTTACGGTATTAGTTTTCTATCTTCCAAGTGATTCTGGTGAAAAA GTCTCATTATGTTCTTCCATTCTTCTGTCTTTgaccgttttctttttactattagCTGAAATAATTCCACCAACTTCATTGGCTATACCTCTgcttggaaaatatttattatttacaatgatATTAGTGACTTTATCTATTTGGATTACTGTATGTGTTCTAAATGTCTATTTTag atcCCCCTCAACACACAGTATGTCACCCTGGGTAAGAcaagtatttttaaattggATGCCAACAATTTTAAGGATGCGTAGAACTCCATATACTCCTGAAAATGAGGATGAATATATGGATAGTGGATATACTAATGAAATTGATTCTAG TGTGAGTGATTATCCACTAGAATTGAAAGGCACAGATGGATTTGAAAATGTCACATCcacatacaaaaatataagagagGATGATGCTAGAGATATTCCTCATGCATCTG TTACTGACAGTGAAAATACGATGTCCAGATATTTGTCTCCAGATGTGATATCAGCCCTTAAAGGGATTTCTTTTATTGCACAACATATAAAAGATGCAGATAAAGACAATGAA GTGATAGAAGACTGGAAATTTGTTGCAATGGTTTTAGATAGATTCTTTCTATGGGTATTTACATTAGCATGTTTCTTTGGTacacttattattatatgccAAGCTCCCAGCTTATATGATACAAGAGAAGCTGTGGACAAACGACTATCTACAATATCATTACGTAAAATGCTTTTGCAACATCCACCTCAACATGAACTTTCTACTAAACTCTAA